A genome region from Hymenobacter tibetensis includes the following:
- a CDS encoding arginase family protein, whose amino-acid sequence MLISIIAVPYDSAWKNRRMGAGPQHLLDQGIETVVQQAGGQVRVQQVQAEDEFQTEIHTSFGLYQQVARQTKEAVDAHQFPLVLAGNCGVALGVTAGLSGRVGVLWFDAHGDFHTPETSQSGFLDGMGLATLTGHCWSTLAASIPGFRPVQPTHVVHVGGRAFEPAEEAALHAAGVCLVTADAVETDTFEKALARLQTQVDQVYVHIDLDVLDKRYVGSANSYAVEGGLKVEALEAALLQVKRLMPIGAVTFASYDPSADTTNQVSKAALRLVKSLL is encoded by the coding sequence ATGCTGATTTCCATTATAGCAGTACCCTACGATTCGGCGTGGAAAAACCGGCGCATGGGCGCTGGACCGCAGCACCTGCTGGACCAAGGAATAGAAACCGTGGTTCAGCAGGCAGGTGGGCAGGTGCGAGTGCAGCAGGTGCAAGCAGAAGATGAATTTCAAACTGAAATTCACACTAGCTTCGGGCTATACCAGCAGGTAGCCAGGCAAACAAAAGAGGCGGTAGACGCGCACCAGTTCCCCTTGGTTCTGGCCGGCAACTGCGGGGTGGCTCTCGGGGTTACGGCTGGGTTGTCAGGGCGAGTAGGCGTGCTATGGTTTGATGCCCACGGCGACTTTCATACGCCGGAAACCAGCCAAAGTGGGTTTCTGGATGGCATGGGCTTGGCCACGCTCACGGGACACTGCTGGAGCACGTTGGCCGCTTCCATTCCTGGGTTTCGCCCAGTGCAACCGACCCACGTAGTGCACGTTGGAGGCCGCGCTTTCGAGCCCGCTGAAGAGGCTGCTTTGCATGCGGCGGGTGTATGCCTAGTAACAGCCGACGCGGTGGAAACCGATACTTTCGAGAAGGCTCTAGCTCGTTTGCAAACACAAGTGGACCAGGTGTATGTGCACATTGATTTGGATGTGCTGGACAAGCGCTACGTAGGCAGTGCCAATTCTTACGCCGTAGAAGGTGGCCTGAAAGTAGAAGCATTGGAAGCTGCACTACTCCAAGTAAAGCGTTTGATGCCCATAGGCGCCGTAACGTTTGCTTCCTACGACCCAAGCGCAGACACTACCAACCAAGTGAGCAAGGCGGCCTTAAGACTAGTTAAAAGCCTATTGTAA
- a CDS encoding (2Fe-2S)-binding protein: MKPNLTTMPAGAGALPAPPATGHVTLLINGVKRELELAPWTSLLDALREYADLTGTKKGCDHGQCGSCTVLVNGKRINSCLTLAVMQDGNEVTTIEGLGQEGNLHPLQQAFIDHDAFQCGYCTPGQICSAQGLINEGRAHTEDEIRELMSGNLCRCGAYVGILAAVKEVVDKQKGELRS, translated from the coding sequence ATGAAACCAAACTTAACCACCATGCCCGCCGGGGCCGGTGCGCTACCGGCGCCTCCCGCTACTGGCCACGTCACACTACTCATCAACGGAGTAAAACGGGAGCTGGAATTGGCCCCCTGGACTTCCTTGCTCGATGCCCTGCGCGAATACGCCGACCTGACCGGCACCAAAAAAGGCTGCGACCATGGGCAGTGCGGTTCTTGTACGGTACTCGTCAACGGCAAGCGCATCAATAGCTGCCTCACACTGGCCGTAATGCAGGACGGCAACGAAGTAACCACCATCGAAGGGTTGGGCCAAGAAGGCAACTTGCACCCCTTGCAGCAAGCTTTCATCGACCACGACGCCTTCCAGTGCGGCTACTGCACGCCCGGCCAGATTTGTTCGGCCCAAGGGCTTATCAACGAAGGCCGCGCCCACACCGAAGACGAAATCCGGGAGCTGATGAGTGGCAACCTCTGCCGCTGCGGTGCCTACGTAGGAATCTTGGCCGCGGTGAAGGAAGTAGTAGACAAGCAGAAAGGGGAACTGAGAAGCTAG
- a CDS encoding FAD binding domain-containing protein has product MNSFTYTSATAVDTAVRDKSTNSKSAFVAGGTNLLDLMKENVEKPTHLIGLNKLPLTAIEDNSEGGLRLGALATNADTAWHPEVEKRYPLLSQTILAGATAQLRNMATNGGNLLQRTRCYYFYDTSTPCNKREPGSGCSALQGYNRIHAILGTSPQCIATHPSDMAVALAALEATVRVSGPHGERTIAFDDFHRLPGDQPECDNTLETGELITAVDLPAKGFEKNFTYLKLRDRTSYAFAVVSVAVGLELEGTTIKEARIALGGVAHKPWRDMAVEETLRGQSATEDNFRQAATAIMHNAQGYGYNNFKIELGKRAIVRALKQATEMDQPLDANAYLNSNP; this is encoded by the coding sequence ATGAACAGCTTCACCTATACTAGCGCAACAGCCGTAGACACGGCCGTGCGCGACAAGTCCACCAACTCGAAATCGGCGTTTGTGGCGGGCGGCACCAACCTCTTGGATTTGATGAAGGAAAACGTGGAAAAGCCCACGCACCTCATCGGCCTAAATAAGTTGCCGCTCACGGCCATCGAAGACAATTCGGAAGGCGGCCTGCGGCTCGGCGCCCTCGCCACCAACGCCGATACCGCCTGGCATCCCGAAGTGGAAAAGCGGTATCCGCTGCTAAGCCAGACGATATTGGCCGGCGCCACGGCGCAGTTGCGCAACATGGCCACCAACGGCGGCAACTTGCTCCAGCGCACCCGCTGCTACTATTTCTACGACACCTCCACGCCCTGCAACAAGCGGGAGCCCGGCTCCGGTTGCTCGGCCCTGCAAGGCTACAACCGCATCCATGCTATTTTGGGCACCAGTCCGCAGTGCATTGCCACGCACCCCTCGGATATGGCTGTGGCCCTGGCAGCCCTCGAAGCCACCGTGCGCGTGAGTGGCCCACATGGCGAGCGGACCATTGCCTTCGATGACTTCCACCGCTTGCCTGGCGACCAGCCAGAGTGCGACAACACACTCGAAACCGGCGAGCTGATTACGGCGGTGGATTTGCCAGCCAAAGGCTTTGAGAAGAACTTCACCTACCTCAAGCTGCGCGACCGGACCAGCTACGCCTTTGCCGTGGTATCGGTGGCGGTGGGGTTGGAGCTGGAAGGCACCACCATCAAGGAGGCCCGCATTGCTTTGGGCGGCGTGGCGCACAAGCCGTGGCGCGATATGGCGGTAGAGGAAACCCTCCGCGGCCAGTCGGCTACCGAAGATAATTTCCGCCAAGCCGCCACGGCCATCATGCACAACGCCCAAGGCTACGGCTACAACAACTTCAAGATCGAGCTCGGCAAGCGCGCCATCGTGCGGGCCCTCAAGCAGGCCACCGAAATGGACCAGCCCCTCGATGCCAACGCTTATCTAAACTCGAATCCATGA
- the dnaB gene encoding replicative DNA helicase, producing the protein MNDRMDDRLKLSASRAKAAWSSRPAVVPAGGPAGKLPPQALELEAAVLGALMLEKDALTTVIDILKERSFYKDGHQRIFKAILNLFDKSEPIDILTVTHELREMGELEAAGGAHYVANLTFKVNSAANVEYHARIITENAIKRELINIASTIQRDAFEDTTDVFNLLDSTEQALFEVSESNIRKNFDDMRSLMGKAIKELEEKKNQKDGLTGVPSGFSALDRVTSGWQPSDLVIIAARPGMGKTAFVVSAMRNAAVEFKKPVAIFSLEMSSLQLVNRLISAEAELDSEKIKKGNLADYEWAQLNHKISALSSAPIYIDDTPGLSIRELRTKCRRLKAHHDISMIIIDYLQLMTGNTDGKGSGNREQEIASISRALKGIAKELNVPVLALSQLSRSVETRGGDKKPQLSDLRESGSIEQDADMVVFLYRPEYYKITEDEMGNPTQGTGEVIIAKHRNGSLETVQLKFIGKFTKFADLDGVGGFGDAGSFNTGAFPSSTFDEDPSAFAPNTIRLGSRINNDGPPPAQPFPRSNFDDGPPPF; encoded by the coding sequence ATGAATGACCGGATGGATGACCGCTTGAAATTATCAGCCTCGCGTGCTAAAGCCGCTTGGAGCAGCCGCCCTGCGGTAGTTCCGGCGGGTGGGCCAGCGGGCAAGCTGCCGCCACAGGCGTTGGAGCTGGAAGCTGCCGTATTGGGCGCCCTCATGCTCGAAAAAGACGCTCTGACCACTGTAATCGACATTCTCAAAGAGCGAAGTTTCTACAAGGACGGGCATCAGCGCATCTTCAAGGCCATCCTCAACCTCTTCGACAAGTCGGAGCCGATTGACATTCTCACTGTCACGCACGAGCTGCGCGAGATGGGCGAGCTGGAAGCAGCCGGGGGCGCGCACTACGTAGCCAACCTCACCTTCAAGGTGAACTCGGCGGCCAACGTGGAATACCACGCCCGCATCATCACCGAAAACGCCATCAAGCGCGAGCTAATCAACATTGCCAGCACCATCCAGCGCGACGCTTTCGAGGATACCACCGACGTATTCAACCTGCTAGATAGCACCGAACAGGCGCTGTTCGAAGTATCGGAATCCAACATTCGCAAGAATTTCGATGACATGCGCAGCCTGATGGGCAAGGCCATCAAAGAGCTGGAAGAAAAGAAAAATCAGAAGGATGGCCTTACCGGCGTACCGTCCGGCTTCTCGGCCCTGGACCGCGTAACCAGCGGCTGGCAACCCTCTGACCTGGTAATTATTGCGGCGCGGCCCGGCATGGGTAAAACCGCTTTCGTGGTGTCGGCGATGCGCAACGCGGCGGTGGAGTTCAAGAAGCCCGTAGCCATCTTCTCGCTGGAAATGTCGTCGTTGCAGCTCGTAAATCGTTTGATATCGGCGGAGGCCGAGCTGGATTCCGAGAAGATCAAGAAGGGCAACCTAGCCGATTACGAGTGGGCGCAGCTGAACCACAAAATTTCGGCATTGTCGTCGGCGCCCATCTACATTGATGATACGCCAGGCCTGAGTATTCGGGAATTGCGCACCAAGTGCCGCCGCCTGAAAGCGCACCACGATATTTCAATGATCATCATCGACTACTTGCAGTTGATGACGGGCAACACCGATGGTAAGGGCAGTGGCAACCGTGAACAGGAAATTGCTAGCATCTCGCGGGCTCTCAAGGGGATTGCCAAAGAACTGAACGTGCCTGTGTTGGCGCTGTCGCAGTTGTCACGTTCTGTGGAAACCCGGGGTGGCGACAAGAAGCCGCAGCTGAGTGACCTGCGGGAATCGGGCTCTATCGAGCAGGACGCCGACATGGTGGTGTTCCTCTACCGGCCGGAGTACTATAAGATCACCGAAGACGAAATGGGCAACCCAACCCAGGGTACCGGCGAGGTTATTATTGCCAAGCACCGGAACGGTTCGTTGGAAACGGTGCAGCTCAAGTTCATCGGCAAGTTCACCAAGTTTGCCGACCTGGATGGCGTGGGCGGCTTCGGCGACGCGGGCAGCTTCAACACCGGAGCCTTTCCCAGCAGCACCTTTGACGAAGACCCCTCGGCTTTCGCCCCCAACACTATCCGGTTGGGCTCCCGCATCAATAACGACGGTCCGCCGCCTGCGCAGCCCTTCCCCCGTAGCAACTTCGACGACGGTCCGCCGCCGTTTTAA
- a CDS encoding winged helix-turn-helix domain-containing protein yields MKDLLRADLTFRLNGRLWMETDDRFMGIGRLELLTQIHSLGSISKAAQAMGMSYKRAWELVSSMNAQARSPLVLTQTGGKHGGGTELTPQGQQMIQEFQALQERFQAFLRAEEARLL; encoded by the coding sequence ATGAAAGACCTGCTGCGCGCTGACCTGACTTTTCGCCTCAACGGCCGCCTCTGGATGGAAACCGACGACCGGTTTATGGGTATCGGACGGCTGGAGTTGCTGACGCAGATTCACTCGCTAGGTTCTATTTCGAAAGCGGCCCAAGCTATGGGTATGTCCTATAAGCGGGCTTGGGAACTGGTAAGCTCCATGAACGCTCAGGCCCGAAGCCCGCTGGTACTCACCCAAACTGGTGGCAAGCATGGCGGTGGCACCGAACTAACACCCCAGGGCCAGCAGATGATACAAGAGTTTCAAGCCTTGCAAGAGCGGTTTCAAGCTTTTCTGCGAGCAGAAGAGGCCCGGCTCTTGTAA
- a CDS encoding TonB-dependent receptor plug domain-containing protein — MSTATLRCTAWHVLGLLLLPVLAHSQQIAQPTAPLDTARHNVALQEVVVAASKVQESFLQSPVTVEKLNARTLRLTPAPSFFDAIEHLKGVQVITPSLSFKVINARGFTNTTNVRFAQLVDGIDNQAPHIGGPIGNVLGPSDLDISTVEIVPGTAAALYGLNAINGLANFSTRNPFRSEGLSVQQKTGVNHLKDPNSGASLFSETSVRYAKVLTPKLAFKVNGTYLRGSDWIANNQAELNPNGNATTNLLGSENPAQDPVNSYGNESSNRSSLTLGGKSYVVARRPMPPPAPPPMPAGCNPAPPSFRNSCWHWPPSTIGTKGLLCA; from the coding sequence ATGAGCACAGCTACCCTTCGATGTACTGCTTGGCACGTGTTAGGCTTGCTGTTGCTCCCCGTACTAGCTCATTCTCAGCAAATTGCCCAACCCACGGCTCCGCTTGATACGGCCCGCCACAACGTAGCACTGCAGGAAGTGGTGGTGGCCGCCTCCAAGGTGCAGGAAAGCTTCTTACAGTCGCCGGTGACGGTGGAGAAGCTGAACGCCCGCACCTTACGGCTCACGCCAGCGCCGTCGTTTTTCGATGCCATCGAGCATTTGAAGGGTGTACAAGTCATTACCCCGAGCTTGAGCTTCAAGGTGATAAATGCTCGGGGATTCACCAACACCACCAACGTGCGGTTTGCACAGCTCGTAGACGGCATCGACAACCAGGCACCGCACATCGGCGGGCCCATTGGCAATGTGCTCGGGCCGAGTGATTTGGATATCAGCACCGTGGAGATAGTACCGGGCACAGCGGCGGCTCTTTACGGCCTAAATGCCATCAACGGGCTAGCTAACTTCAGTACCAGAAACCCTTTTCGAAGTGAGGGGTTGAGCGTGCAGCAGAAAACCGGGGTCAACCACCTCAAAGACCCTAACAGCGGCGCATCGCTGTTTTCGGAAACCAGTGTCCGCTATGCCAAGGTGCTGACGCCCAAGCTGGCTTTCAAAGTAAACGGCACTTACCTGCGCGGCTCCGACTGGATAGCCAACAATCAAGCCGAGCTAAATCCCAACGGTAATGCCACTACTAACCTTTTGGGGTCCGAAAATCCTGCCCAGGACCCTGTAAACAGCTACGGCAACGAATCATCAAACCGCAGCAGCCTGACGCTGGGCGGCAAAAGCTACGTGGTGGCGCGCAGGCCCATGCCGCCGCCCGCACCGCCGCCGATGCCGGCCGGCTGCAACCCGGCACCCCCGAGTTTCAGGAACAGCTGTTGGCATTGGCCACCATCAACAATTGGGACCAAGGGGCTGCTCTGCGCGTGA
- a CDS encoding xanthine dehydrogenase family protein molybdopterin-binding subunit: MSQLITTPPTVEAGTTGTSYIGKPTNRVDGPAKVTGAAKYSAEFKVPGMLYGYVVNSTITKGRITKIHSEPVLALPGVVQIFSHENVPSLAWFDRNYKDDVAPGGSPFRPLHDDKIMFNMQPVAVVIAETFELARYGASLLQIDYEEEKFETNIELRRDEGFEPGRGKTGWMPPPSPRGNPNDALKNATHRIEGEYMHGTQHHNPMEMFGTTVEYHPDGKITAYDKTQGVYNVQQYITKIFGLSKDEARVINLYMGGGFGSGLRPQYTVFLAVLAALELKRSVRVTLTRQQMFSFGHRPHTLQYVKMGTNPDGTLAALQHHALHETSKFEDYTENVVNWSGMLYQCDNVKLGYQIAKLDVFTPQDMRAPGAATGSFALEVAMDEMAYEAGLDPLDFRIRNYAERDQNLKRPFSSKKLRECYHQGAARFGWDKRTAEPRSMREGNMLIGWGMAGGVWDASMQKVSAKATLTADGKLTVASATGDIGTGTYTIMTQIAAETLGLPLEAVTFKLGDTDLPESPVEGGSWTAASVGTAVQKVCTSIGEKLLKLAQKMEGHPLKGADIDDVEFANGQIRLREKPEESVVIRDVLQASGEEKLEATSNSGPDMIKQLPYSLHSHNAVFVEVKVDEDLGTVHVTRVVNAVAAGRILNTKTARSQVLGSVVWGISMAMMEETVMDHNLGRYMNHNYAEYHIPVNADIHDIDVIFVEEEDDKVNPLGVKGIGEVGLLGVAAAITNAVYHATGKRVRELPIYMDKLL, from the coding sequence ATGAGCCAGCTTATAACTACTCCGCCCACCGTCGAGGCGGGCACTACCGGAACCAGCTACATCGGCAAGCCCACCAACCGCGTCGATGGGCCGGCCAAGGTGACGGGTGCCGCCAAGTATTCGGCCGAATTCAAGGTGCCCGGTATGCTGTATGGCTACGTGGTCAACAGCACCATCACCAAGGGCCGCATCACCAAAATCCACTCCGAGCCCGTGTTGGCGCTGCCAGGCGTGGTGCAGATTTTCTCGCACGAAAACGTGCCGTCGTTGGCCTGGTTTGACCGCAACTACAAAGACGACGTAGCACCCGGCGGTTCGCCGTTCCGGCCTCTGCACGACGATAAAATCATGTTCAACATGCAGCCCGTAGCGGTAGTCATAGCCGAAACGTTCGAGCTGGCTCGCTATGGCGCGTCCTTGTTGCAGATTGATTACGAAGAAGAGAAGTTTGAAACCAACATCGAGCTGAGGCGCGACGAAGGGTTCGAGCCGGGCCGAGGCAAAACCGGCTGGATGCCGCCACCGTCGCCCCGCGGCAACCCCAACGACGCGTTGAAAAACGCCACCCACCGCATCGAGGGCGAGTACATGCACGGCACGCAGCATCACAACCCCATGGAGATGTTCGGTACCACTGTAGAGTATCATCCCGATGGCAAAATCACGGCCTACGACAAAACGCAGGGCGTATACAACGTGCAGCAGTACATCACCAAAATCTTCGGGCTCAGCAAAGACGAAGCCCGGGTGATTAACCTGTACATGGGCGGTGGTTTCGGCTCGGGCCTGCGGCCCCAATACACAGTGTTCTTGGCCGTGCTGGCCGCGCTGGAGCTGAAACGCTCGGTGCGCGTCACGCTCACGCGCCAGCAGATGTTCTCGTTCGGCCACCGGCCCCACACGCTGCAATACGTGAAGATGGGCACCAACCCCGACGGCACGCTGGCTGCCCTGCAACACCACGCCCTCCACGAGACTTCGAAATTCGAGGACTATACCGAAAACGTGGTGAACTGGTCGGGTATGCTCTATCAGTGCGACAACGTGAAGTTAGGCTACCAGATAGCCAAGCTCGACGTGTTTACGCCCCAAGACATGCGCGCCCCCGGTGCCGCCACCGGCTCCTTCGCCCTCGAAGTAGCCATGGACGAAATGGCCTACGAGGCTGGACTCGACCCGCTTGACTTCCGCATTCGCAACTACGCCGAGCGAGACCAAAACCTGAAGCGGCCCTTCTCTAGCAAGAAATTGCGCGAATGCTACCACCAAGGCGCCGCCCGATTCGGCTGGGACAAACGTACTGCCGAGCCGCGCTCCATGCGCGAAGGCAACATGCTGATCGGTTGGGGCATGGCCGGAGGCGTGTGGGATGCTTCCATGCAAAAAGTCAGTGCCAAAGCCACGCTTACCGCTGATGGCAAGCTAACCGTAGCCAGCGCCACCGGTGACATTGGCACCGGCACTTACACCATCATGACCCAGATTGCGGCCGAAACGCTTGGTCTGCCTTTGGAGGCCGTAACCTTCAAGCTCGGGGATACCGATTTGCCGGAGTCGCCGGTGGAAGGCGGGTCCTGGACGGCGGCTTCCGTGGGTACGGCTGTGCAGAAAGTGTGCACCAGCATTGGGGAGAAACTGCTCAAGCTCGCTCAGAAGATGGAAGGCCACCCGCTAAAAGGCGCCGACATCGACGACGTAGAGTTTGCCAACGGCCAAATACGACTGCGCGAAAAACCCGAAGAATCGGTTGTCATTCGCGACGTGCTGCAAGCCAGCGGCGAGGAGAAGCTGGAGGCCACCAGTAATTCTGGGCCCGACATGATCAAGCAGCTCCCGTACTCGTTGCACTCCCACAACGCCGTGTTCGTAGAAGTAAAAGTAGACGAGGACTTGGGCACCGTGCACGTGACGCGAGTAGTGAATGCCGTAGCCGCCGGTCGTATTCTTAATACTAAAACCGCCCGCAGCCAGGTGCTTGGGTCAGTGGTGTGGGGCATTAGCATGGCCATGATGGAAGAAACCGTCATGGACCACAACCTCGGCCGCTACATGAACCACAACTATGCCGAGTACCACATCCCCGTCAACGCCGACATCCACGACATCGACGTGATTTTCGTGGAAGAGGAAGACGACAAAGTGAACCCGCTCGGCGTGAAAGGTATCGGAGAAGTAGGCTTGCTCGGCGTAGCCGCGGCCATTACCAACGCTGTGTACCACGCTACCGGCAAACGCGTCCGTGAGTTGCCTATCTACATGGATAAGCTGCTGTAG
- a CDS encoding UDP-N-acetylmuramate--L-alanine ligase, with protein MAATPTPSLQRLHLTAVGGSIMHNLALALHKSGAHVTGSDDEIFEPAKSRLQAAGLLPVAEGWFPEKITADLDAVIVGMHARADNPELLRAQELGLRVYSFPEFIYEASKDKQRIVIGGSHGKTSITSLILHVLRYHGRKFDYAVGAQLEGFDLMVQLTEDAPIIIIEGDEYLSSPIDRRPKFHLYQHHIGVISGISWDHINVFPTEEIYREQFKIFAEMTPKAGTLIYDQDDEQVQLVTVPSHPDVHYIGYGPHEHVIKDGKTFLLNKKDEKVPVQVFGEHNLRNISAAKEVCKQLGIKGKSFYEALATFKGAARRLELVAEGDDSVVYKDFAHAPSKLKATATAFKKQFPKRRLVACLELHTFSSLNPAFLPQYAHTFNAPDVAVVYFNPHVLEHKRLPPLAPEQVAQAFGRPDLQVFTDSKQLANFLHEQDWHDANLLMMSSGTFDGLDLKQLAAEVVN; from the coding sequence ATGGCCGCTACGCCCACTCCTTCCCTCCAACGCCTCCACCTAACTGCTGTTGGGGGCAGTATCATGCATAATCTGGCCTTGGCCCTGCACAAAAGCGGGGCCCACGTTACGGGCTCCGACGACGAGATATTCGAGCCCGCCAAAAGCCGCTTGCAGGCCGCTGGGCTATTACCGGTAGCGGAAGGCTGGTTTCCCGAAAAAATCACTGCCGACCTGGATGCTGTTATCGTGGGAATGCACGCCCGGGCCGACAATCCGGAGCTATTACGAGCCCAGGAGTTGGGGTTGCGGGTGTATTCGTTTCCGGAATTCATTTATGAGGCGTCCAAAGACAAGCAACGCATTGTTATTGGGGGCTCGCATGGCAAAACCAGCATTACGTCCCTGATTTTGCATGTACTACGCTACCACGGCCGCAAGTTCGACTACGCCGTGGGGGCTCAGTTGGAGGGGTTTGACTTGATGGTGCAGCTTACCGAAGATGCTCCCATCATCATCATCGAGGGCGACGAGTATTTGTCTTCCCCCATCGACCGGCGGCCGAAGTTTCACCTCTACCAGCACCATATTGGCGTCATTTCCGGCATCAGCTGGGACCATATCAACGTGTTTCCGACCGAGGAAATCTACCGCGAGCAGTTCAAGATTTTTGCCGAGATGACGCCCAAAGCCGGCACCCTCATCTACGACCAGGACGACGAGCAAGTACAGCTCGTGACGGTACCAAGCCACCCCGATGTGCACTACATCGGCTACGGGCCGCACGAACACGTGATTAAAGATGGTAAAACCTTTTTGCTCAACAAGAAAGACGAAAAAGTACCGGTACAGGTGTTTGGCGAACACAACCTGCGCAACATTTCCGCGGCCAAGGAGGTCTGCAAGCAGCTAGGTATCAAGGGCAAGTCGTTTTACGAGGCGCTGGCTACGTTCAAAGGCGCAGCCCGGCGGCTGGAGCTGGTGGCCGAGGGAGATGACTCGGTGGTGTACAAAGACTTCGCGCACGCCCCTAGTAAGCTCAAGGCCACAGCTACGGCCTTCAAGAAGCAGTTTCCGAAACGCCGCTTGGTCGCCTGCTTGGAGTTGCACACGTTCAGTAGCCTGAATCCGGCGTTTCTGCCGCAGTACGCGCATACCTTCAACGCCCCGGACGTAGCGGTGGTGTACTTCAACCCGCATGTGCTGGAACACAAACGCCTCCCTCCTCTCGCTCCCGAGCAAGTGGCGCAGGCGTTTGGCCGGCCCGATTTGCAGGTGTTCACGGATAGCAAGCAGTTGGCTAACTTCTTACACGAGCAAGACTGGCACGATGCCAACCTACTAATGATGTCTTCGGGCACCTTCGACGGGCTAGACTTAAAGCAGTTAGCAGCAGAAGTGGTAAACTAA
- a CDS encoding TonB-dependent receptor domain-containing protein, translated as MATINNWDQGAALRVKADLLHAEGQVNVAEALRRGRHPWPTTLDLLLGADHRTYIVQPDGNYFINPEKNKDPLHDNLTYSKTGGFVQAGIRLLDERIRLTATLRADKNDYFTVCFNPRFTAVYSPVRQHNFRLSYQSGYRFPSLFEGFSNVNSGQVKRIGGLRVMSNGVFENSYLRSSIDAFNSAVTAAVNATTSPGSAAQKRQAAIEQNKNMLVKTPYTYLNPEYIKSLELGYKAALLPGGRLLLDVDFYYNAYRDFIAQVEAYVPKTNNPDSAAIYLSNRATQNRYRLWTNAQSQVYNYGGSLGLRYELAASYLAGASITYTRLDRTESGDGLEDGFNTPRWAYNLSLGNEKVWKTVGFALNYRWQAKYYSQTFLVSGSVPAYSTLDAQLSYSVPTPNLRFKLGASNLLNKYYESYLGGPSVGGLYYLAVTYGL; from the coding sequence TTGGCCACCATCAACAATTGGGACCAAGGGGCTGCTCTGCGCGTGAAGGCTGATTTGTTGCACGCCGAAGGCCAAGTGAACGTGGCAGAGGCGTTGCGCCGCGGCCGCCACCCCTGGCCGACCACCCTCGACCTGCTGCTAGGAGCCGACCACCGCACCTATATCGTGCAGCCCGACGGCAACTACTTCATCAACCCAGAAAAAAACAAAGACCCCCTCCACGACAACCTCACGTACAGCAAAACCGGCGGCTTCGTGCAAGCGGGCATCCGGCTGCTCGACGAGCGGATCCGGCTTACGGCCACGCTCCGGGCCGATAAGAACGACTACTTCACGGTCTGTTTCAATCCGCGCTTTACGGCCGTGTATTCGCCTGTCCGGCAGCATAATTTTCGGCTGAGCTACCAGAGTGGCTACCGGTTTCCGAGCTTGTTTGAGGGCTTTTCCAACGTGAACAGCGGGCAAGTGAAACGAATTGGCGGTCTGCGGGTGATGTCGAATGGAGTGTTTGAAAACAGCTACCTGCGCAGCTCCATCGACGCCTTCAACTCGGCCGTAACGGCGGCCGTCAACGCCACTACCAGCCCGGGCAGTGCCGCACAGAAACGCCAAGCAGCCATCGAGCAGAACAAAAATATGCTGGTAAAAACGCCTTACACCTACCTCAACCCCGAGTATATCAAGTCGTTGGAACTCGGATACAAAGCGGCGCTGCTGCCCGGTGGCCGACTGCTGCTTGATGTGGATTTCTACTACAACGCTTACCGCGACTTTATCGCGCAGGTGGAAGCCTACGTGCCCAAAACCAACAACCCCGATTCGGCGGCCATCTACCTCAGCAACCGCGCCACCCAAAACCGCTACCGCCTCTGGACCAACGCCCAAAGCCAGGTGTACAACTACGGCGGGTCCTTGGGGCTGCGCTACGAGCTGGCCGCCAGCTACCTGGCCGGCGCCAGCATCACATATACCCGCCTCGACCGTACCGAATCCGGCGACGGTTTGGAAGACGGCTTCAACACGCCGCGTTGGGCCTACAACCTGAGCTTGGGCAATGAAAAGGTGTGGAAGACTGTCGGGTTTGCCCTTAACTACCGCTGGCAAGCCAAGTACTACTCGCAGACCTTCCTGGTAAGCGGCTCCGTGCCGGCCTATTCCACCCTCGATGCCCAGCTTAGCTACAGCGTGCCCACGCCGAACCTGCGCTTCAAACTCGGTGCCAGCAACTTACTCAACAAGTACTATGAGTCGTATTTGGGTGGTCCTAGTGTAGGTGGTTTGTACTACCTCGCTGTAACCTATGGATTGTAA